Proteins from a genomic interval of Streptococcus sp. D7B5:
- the dltB gene encoding D-alanyl-lipoteichoic acid biosynthesis protein DltB: MMELYKQLPHLEPYGDLQYFLYVIAATLPIFIGLFFKKRFALYEVLVSLFFIVTMLVGGKTNQIIALILYVIWQVLLVSFYKRYRKQRDSKWIFYLVSFLSLLPIVFVKVSPAIHGPQSLFGFLGISYLTFRAVGVIVELRDGVIKELTIWQFLRFLLFMPTFSSGPIDRFKRFNENYETIPERDELMDMLEEAVKYIMLGFLYKFILAHILGETLLPPLKNLALQTGGFFNLYALAVMYTFGLELFFDFAGYSMFALAISNLMGIHSPINFNKPFLSRDLKEFWNRWHMSLSFWFRDFVFMRMVMVLTRKKVFKNRNVTSSVAYILNMLIMGFWHGVTWYYIAYGLFHGIGLVINDAWVRKKKALNKERKKAGKGSLPENRWIQLLGMVVTFHVVMVSFLIFSGFLNDLWFKK; this comes from the coding sequence ATGATGGAGCTTTATAAACAGCTACCTCATTTGGAACCTTATGGTGATCTTCAGTACTTTTTATACGTAATTGCTGCGACTTTACCTATCTTTATTGGTCTTTTTTTCAAGAAACGTTTTGCCTTGTACGAGGTGCTCGTTAGTCTCTTCTTTATCGTCACCATGTTGGTCGGTGGAAAGACGAATCAAATAATCGCTCTTATCCTTTATGTTATCTGGCAAGTACTTCTTGTATCTTTCTACAAAAGGTACAGGAAACAACGGGATAGTAAATGGATATTTTACCTGGTTAGCTTTTTATCCCTATTGCCAATCGTCTTTGTGAAAGTATCTCCTGCTATTCATGGACCTCAATCTTTGTTTGGATTTTTAGGGATTTCTTACTTGACCTTTCGTGCAGTTGGGGTTATCGTTGAGTTGAGAGACGGTGTCATCAAGGAATTAACGATCTGGCAATTCTTACGTTTTCTTCTCTTTATGCCGACTTTCTCAAGTGGTCCCATTGATCGTTTTAAACGCTTCAATGAAAATTACGAGACCATTCCTGAGCGGGATGAGCTGATGGATATGCTAGAAGAGGCTGTCAAATATATCATGCTTGGCTTCCTCTACAAGTTTATCTTGGCTCACATTTTAGGAGAGACACTATTGCCTCCGCTGAAAAATTTGGCCTTGCAGACAGGTGGTTTCTTTAACCTCTACGCTTTAGCGGTCATGTACACCTTTGGTCTGGAGCTCTTCTTTGACTTTGCGGGCTACTCTATGTTTGCCTTAGCCATTTCAAACTTGATGGGTATTCATAGTCCTATCAACTTTAACAAGCCCTTTTTGTCAAGGGATTTAAAAGAGTTTTGGAATCGCTGGCACATGAGTCTGTCTTTCTGGTTCCGTGACTTTGTCTTTATGCGGATGGTCATGGTGTTGACCAGAAAGAAGGTCTTTAAAAATCGCAATGTGACATCAAGTGTAGCCTATATTCTCAATATGCTGATTATGGGATTTTGGCATGGTGTGACCTGGTACTACATCGCCTATGGACTTTTTCATGGGATTGGGCTGGTCATCAATGACGCTTGGGTTCGTAAGAAAAAAGCACTCAATAAAGAGCGGAAAAAAGCTGGAAAGGGTTCCTTACCTGAGAATCGCTGGATTCAGTTGCTTGGCATGGTTGTCACCTTCCATGTCGTGATGGTTTCATTCTTAATCTTTTCTGGATTTTTGAATGATTTATGGTTTAAAAAATAA
- the nt5e gene encoding cell surface ecto-5'-nucleotidase Nt5e: MNKRSLLPVLSTALLAPAFLAGQVYAEEATTPEESSAVVATPATSATPAPVESPAVPETSATSEAVAPAEAPTAPAESTKSEEKDTVILHTNDVHGRIVEEKGVIGDAKLATVIEQERAKSNQNTLVVDAGDAFQGLPISNSTKGEARAEILNQMQYDAMAVGNHEFDFGLDEAKKYKEILKFPLLSSNTYVNGARLFEASTIVDKDKTVEGDEFVVIGVTTPETATKTHPKNVKGVTFTDPISEVNKVIEEVQAKARAEGKDYKHYVVLAHLGVDTTTPVEWRGSTLAEALSKNPRLKGKRVTVIDGHSHTVESTTYGDNVTYNQTGSYLHNVGKITYKSRQLLGNPTQIPAADAKKLPANPTVEKLVKDIKQKYDTENAVEIVSNSPVELNGDRENVRVRETNLGNVVADSLYQYGQTGFSHPTDIAVTNGGGLRETIAKGKPITKGNVIAVLPFGNTISQIQVTGQQVLDMFEKSLGSILQVDKDGKKVLDENGQPLLEPSGGFLQVSGVKVYYDTNLPSGKRVLAIQVKNRATGRYDLLDLAKTYYLATNDFLAAGGDGYTMLGGAREEGPSMDAAFEEYLKTADLTQYEKINPNSRTISVDSKTFSLPVETPQTNAAASDATTNVPLTYEVAGQFSKKAVVSEKALPNTGSEQSIFLLLMGMVAGLAGILSSRKPKQK, translated from the coding sequence ATGAACAAACGTTCTTTGTTACCTGTCTTATCGACAGCCCTGTTAGCTCCAGCCTTCTTAGCTGGACAAGTATACGCTGAAGAAGCAACAACTCCTGAAGAAAGTTCAGCTGTCGTAGCGACTCCTGCTACGTCGGCGACTCCAGCTCCTGTTGAGAGCCCTGCGGTACCGGAAACTTCGGCAACTTCAGAAGCAGTTGCACCTGCAGAAGCTCCGACAGCTCCTGCTGAATCTACTAAAAGCGAAGAAAAGGACACCGTTATCTTACACACCAATGATGTCCATGGTCGTATTGTAGAGGAAAAGGGAGTAATTGGAGATGCTAAGTTAGCGACAGTCATTGAGCAGGAACGTGCGAAATCAAATCAAAATACTCTAGTTGTTGATGCGGGAGACGCTTTCCAAGGTTTACCGATTTCCAACTCTACTAAGGGTGAAGCGCGTGCTGAAATTCTCAATCAGATGCAGTATGATGCCATGGCAGTAGGAAACCATGAGTTTGACTTTGGTTTGGACGAAGCTAAGAAATACAAGGAAATCTTGAAATTCCCATTACTTAGTTCAAATACCTACGTCAATGGTGCTCGTCTCTTTGAAGCTTCTACAATCGTTGATAAAGATAAGACTGTGGAAGGTGATGAGTTTGTTGTAATCGGGGTGACAACACCTGAAACAGCAACCAAAACTCACCCTAAAAATGTCAAAGGGGTAACTTTTACAGATCCAATCTCTGAAGTCAATAAGGTCATCGAAGAAGTTCAAGCTAAGGCTCGTGCAGAAGGTAAGGACTACAAACACTATGTTGTGCTGGCTCACTTGGGTGTGGATACCACAACCCCAGTAGAATGGCGTGGTTCAACTTTGGCAGAAGCCTTGTCTAAAAATCCTCGTTTGAAAGGGAAACGCGTAACAGTAATCGATGGTCACTCTCATACAGTAGAATCAACGACCTATGGAGACAATGTTACCTATAACCAGACGGGAAGCTACCTTCACAATGTAGGGAAAATCACCTACAAATCCCGTCAGCTTTTGGGCAATCCAACTCAGATTCCGGCTGCTGATGCTAAAAAATTACCAGCCAATCCAACAGTTGAAAAACTAGTCAAAGACATTAAACAAAAATACGATACTGAAAATGCGGTTGAGATTGTTTCAAACAGCCCTGTAGAACTAAACGGTGATCGTGAAAATGTTCGGGTCCGTGAAACCAACCTCGGAAACGTCGTGGCAGACTCGCTCTATCAGTATGGTCAAACAGGATTTAGCCATCCGACAGACATCGCTGTGACAAATGGTGGTGGCTTGCGTGAAACCATTGCAAAAGGAAAACCAATCACTAAAGGAAATGTCATTGCTGTTCTTCCATTTGGAAATACCATTTCACAAATCCAAGTGACGGGGCAACAAGTTTTGGATATGTTTGAAAAATCACTCGGATCTATCTTGCAGGTCGATAAGGATGGCAAGAAGGTCTTGGATGAGAACGGACAACCATTGCTAGAACCAAGTGGTGGATTCTTGCAAGTTTCAGGTGTGAAGGTCTACTATGATACCAACCTACCATCAGGTAAACGTGTCTTGGCCATCCAGGTTAAAAACCGCGCGACTGGTCGTTATGATCTCCTAGACCTCGCAAAAACTTACTATCTTGCAACCAATGATTTCTTAGCTGCGGGTGGTGATGGCTACACTATGTTAGGCGGCGCGCGTGAAGAAGGTCCTTCTATGGATGCAGCCTTTGAAGAGTATCTGAAAACCGCTGACTTGACCCAGTATGAAAAGATCAATCCGAACTCACGGACGATTTCTGTGGATTCTAAAACCTTTAGTCTGCCAGTAGAAACACCTCAAACGAATGCAGCTGCTAGCGATGCGACTACAAATGTGCCATTGACTTATGAGGTGGCAGGTCAATTTAGCAAGAAGGCAGTTGTCTCAGAAAAAGCCCTCCCAAATACAGGAAGCGAACAGTCCATCTTCTTGCTCTTGATGGGAATGGTAGCTGGTCTGGCAGGTATCTTGTCGAGTCGAAAACCAAAGCAAAAATAG
- the dltC gene encoding D-alanine--poly(phosphoribitol) ligase subunit DltC, whose translation MDIKSEVIEIIDELFMEDVSDMMDEDLFDAGVLDSMGTVELIVEIENRFDIRVPVTEFGRDDWNTANKIVEGITELKNA comes from the coding sequence ATGGATATCAAATCAGAAGTTATTGAAATTATTGATGAGTTGTTTATGGAAGATGTTTCTGACATGATGGATGAAGATCTTTTTGATGCCGGTGTCTTGGATAGTATGGGAACGGTTGAATTGATTGTTGAGATTGAAAACCGTTTTGACATTCGTGTTCCAGTGACGGAGTTCGGTCGTGATGACTGGAATACGGCTAATAAAATCGTAGAAGGTATTACGGAGTTGAAGAATGCTTAA
- a CDS encoding metal ABC transporter ATP-binding protein, which translates to MRYITVEDLSFYYDKEPVLEHINYSVDSGEFVTLTGENGAAKTTLIKASLGILQPRFGKVTISKTNTHGKKLRIAYLPQQIASFNAGFPSTVYEFVKSGRYPRKGWFRRLNAHDEEHIKASLDSVGMWEHRNKRIGSLSGGQKQRAVIARMFASDPDIFVLDEPTTGMDAGSKNEFYELMHHSAHHHGKAVLMITHDPEEVKDYADRNIHLVRNQDSPWRCFNVHESDQEVDHA; encoded by the coding sequence ATGCGGTATATTACAGTAGAGGACTTGTCTTTCTATTATGACAAAGAGCCTGTCCTCGAGCACATCAACTACAGTGTTGATAGCGGGGAGTTTGTCACCTTGACTGGTGAAAATGGAGCTGCCAAGACAACGCTTATCAAGGCGAGCCTAGGCATCTTGCAGCCAAGATTTGGTAAGGTAACCATCTCAAAGACAAATACTCATGGGAAAAAACTTAGGATAGCCTATCTTCCCCAGCAGATAGCTAGTTTTAATGCTGGTTTTCCAAGTACAGTTTATGAATTTGTCAAGTCGGGTCGCTATCCGCGAAAGGGCTGGTTCCGTCGCTTGAACGCCCATGATGAGGAACATATCAAGGCCAGTCTAGACTCAGTTGGTATGTGGGAACACCGTAACAAACGAATTGGTTCCCTTTCGGGAGGGCAAAAGCAACGAGCAGTGATTGCCCGGATGTTTGCTTCTGACCCAGATATCTTTGTCTTGGATGAGCCAACGACAGGGATGGATGCGGGAAGCAAAAATGAATTTTACGAACTCATGCACCATAGTGCCCACCATCATGGCAAGGCTGTTTTGATGATTACCCATGACCCTGAGGAGGTCAAGGACTATGCGGATCGCAATATCCATCTGGTTCGTAACCAAGATTCGCCATGGCGTTGTTTTAACGTTCACGAAAGCGACCAGGAGGTGGACCATGCTTAG
- a CDS encoding metal ABC transporter permease, with product MLSLLSYDFMQRAFLAVIAMSLFSPVLGTFLILRRQSLMSDTLSHVSLSGVAFGLVLGISPTISTIAIVLIAAVFLEYLRTVYKNFMEIGTAILMSTGLAVSLIVMSKGKSSSSMSLDQYLFGSIVTISQEQVVFLFAIAAVVLLLTFLFLRPMYILTFDEDTAFVDGLPVRTMSILFNMVTGVAIALMIPAAGALLVSTIMVLPASIALRLGKNFKSVMLLASAIGFLGMVAGLYISYYAETPASASITIIFVAVFLLVSLLKRFIK from the coding sequence ATGCTTAGTTTGTTATCTTATGATTTCATGCAGCGTGCCTTCTTGGCGGTTATTGCCATGAGTCTCTTTTCTCCAGTTCTTGGGACTTTCCTTATCTTACGTCGTCAGAGTTTGATGAGTGATACCCTCAGTCACGTTTCTCTGTCAGGGGTAGCCTTTGGTCTGGTTTTGGGAATTTCTCCAACTATTTCAACCATCGCTATTGTCTTAATCGCTGCGGTCTTTCTAGAGTATCTCCGGACAGTCTATAAGAACTTTATGGAAATCGGGACAGCCATCCTCATGTCAACAGGACTTGCGGTGTCACTGATTGTCATGAGTAAGGGGAAAAGTTCGAGCTCCATGAGTTTGGACCAATATCTCTTTGGTTCGATTGTAACCATTAGCCAGGAGCAGGTGGTATTCCTCTTTGCCATTGCTGCGGTCGTTTTGCTCTTGACTTTCTTATTCTTACGTCCCATGTACATCCTGACTTTTGATGAGGACACGGCCTTTGTGGATGGCTTGCCCGTTCGTACCATGTCTATCCTCTTTAACATGGTTACAGGGGTGGCCATTGCCCTTATGATTCCAGCTGCAGGAGCTCTTTTGGTATCGACCATTATGGTCTTGCCAGCTAGTATTGCCCTTCGTCTGGGGAAAAACTTTAAATCCGTTATGTTACTAGCCAGCGCTATTGGCTTTTTGGGAATGGTGGCAGGACTTTATATTTCCTACTATGCGGAAACACCTGCTAGCGCTAGTATCACCATTATCTTTGTAGCTGTCTTTTTGTTAGTCAGTCTACTGAAACGTTTTATCAAATAG
- the adcR gene encoding zinc-dependent transcriptional regulator AdcR, which yields MRQLAQEIDNFLNEVILRSENQHEILIGHCTSDVALTNTQEHILMLLSEESLTNSELARRLNVSQAAVTKAIKSLVKEGMLETSRDPKDARVIFYQLTELARPVAEEHHHHHEHTLLAYEQVASQFTPNEQEVIQRFLTALVGEIK from the coding sequence ATGAGACAGCTTGCACAGGAAATCGATAACTTTTTAAACGAGGTGATCTTGAGATCTGAGAACCAGCATGAAATTCTGATTGGGCATTGCACGAGTGACGTAGCCTTGACCAATACTCAGGAACACATCCTCATGCTCTTGTCCGAAGAATCCCTAACCAACTCAGAGCTAGCCCGTCGCCTTAATGTCAGTCAGGCGGCAGTGACCAAGGCTATCAAGTCTTTGGTCAAAGAGGGCATGTTAGAGACATCTAGAGATCCAAAAGATGCGCGTGTGATTTTTTACCAACTGACAGAACTAGCCCGACCAGTGGCAGAGGAACACCACCATCATCATGAACACACGCTCTTAGCCTATGAACAAGTGGCAAGTCAGTTTACTCCAAATGAACAAGAAGTGATTCAGCGGTTTTTAACTGCTTTAGTAGGAGAAATCAAATAA
- the dltD gene encoding D-alanyl-lipoteichoic acid biosynthesis protein DltD, with amino-acid sequence MLKRLWLIFGPIFIAGFLVLLLIFFYPGTTNHNLTEEKYSAASVSAESFKERSQKVRALTDPNMRFIPFLGSSEWIRFDSVHPAVLAEKYHRPYRPYFLGQAGAASLNQYFGLQQILPEIENKQAVFVISPQWFTETDYEPAAFQRFFNSDQLTAFLGNQSGDIAAKHAAIRLLKQNPNVALKGIVQKLSKGEELSDVDQVAIDLFARFNEKQSALFGQFSIRGQLKYKEHVENYLKDLPDQFSYDELEKIVRKDAEANTTNNDMGMENHFYTREIQKDLKKWEGYQKNYNFLKSSEYNDLQLVLNQFAKSNVNVLFVIQPVNKKWMEYTGLSEEMYQHAVEKIRYQLESQGFTNIADFSKNGGDPYFVKDTIHLGWLGWLAFDKVVNPFLTDPTPAPDYKMNDRFFSKDWATYDGNIKDFQ; translated from the coding sequence ATGCTTAAACGCTTGTGGCTGATCTTCGGGCCTATCTTCATTGCTGGATTTTTGGTTCTTCTACTCATCTTTTTTTATCCAGGTACAACAAACCATAATCTGACGGAGGAGAAATATTCGGCGGCTTCTGTTAGTGCAGAGAGTTTTAAAGAGAGAAGCCAAAAGGTAAGGGCTCTTACGGATCCAAATATGCGTTTTATTCCTTTTCTAGGGTCCAGTGAATGGATTCGATTTGATAGTGTCCATCCAGCTGTTTTAGCGGAAAAATACCATCGTCCCTATCGTCCTTACTTTCTAGGTCAAGCAGGAGCAGCCTCTCTCAATCAATATTTTGGTCTACAGCAAATTTTGCCAGAAATAGAGAATAAGCAGGCTGTATTTGTGATTTCGCCTCAGTGGTTTACGGAGACAGATTATGAACCCGCAGCGTTTCAGAGATTTTTTAACAGCGACCAATTGACAGCTTTTTTGGGAAATCAATCTGGTGACATTGCTGCAAAGCATGCGGCTATTCGATTGTTAAAGCAGAATCCTAATGTTGCATTAAAAGGCATTGTTCAAAAACTGTCAAAGGGTGAAGAATTATCAGATGTTGATCAGGTTGCTATTGATCTTTTTGCGCGATTCAACGAAAAACAATCCGCTCTCTTTGGACAATTCTCCATTCGAGGACAACTCAAGTACAAGGAACACGTGGAGAACTATTTAAAAGATCTTCCGGATCAATTTTCTTATGATGAGTTAGAAAAAATTGTTCGTAAGGACGCAGAAGCAAATACGACCAATAACGATATGGGGATGGAAAATCATTTCTATACGAGAGAGATTCAAAAGGATTTAAAAAAATGGGAAGGATATCAAAAAAATTACAACTTCCTCAAGTCCTCTGAGTACAATGATTTGCAGCTGGTCCTCAATCAATTTGCTAAGTCGAATGTCAATGTGCTCTTTGTCATTCAGCCGGTTAACAAGAAGTGGATGGAGTACACAGGGCTCAGCGAGGAGATGTACCAGCATGCAGTGGAGAAAATTCGTTACCAATTAGAAAGTCAGGGTTTTACCAATATTGCTGATTTTTCAAAAAATGGAGGGGACCCTTATTTTGTTAAAGATACCATTCATCTAGGATGGTTAGGTTGGCTGGCTTTTGATAAGGTTGTCAATCCTTTCTTGACGGATCCGACTCCAGCTCCAGACTATAAGATGAATGACCGCTTCTTTAGCAAGGACTGGGCGACCTATGATGGGAACATCAAAGATTTCCAATAA